The genome window CCATTTTGTCCTCTTTAAACCCTCTCTGTATCCCGTCTTTCATGAGCACAAAAGCGATCGGTGATCGCGGCGAGGCCATTGCCGCAGACCACCTGGAGGAGCAAGGCTACACGATCATGGACTCGAACTATCGGTTCGAGCGCAACGAAGTGGATTTGGTCTGTTTTGACCCGCACGCTCGGAAGGGGAGAGGCGAGATCGTGTTCGTCGAGGTGAAAACGCGGTCGAGTCTTAATTTCGGTGCCCCCGATGAAGCGGTGGATGAGGACAAGCGCTCCCGCATTGTGGGCGTCGCAAAGGCATATCTTTATGAGCGTCAACTGGAGGGGTCGCCCGCCCGGTTCGATGTCGTCGGCGTTCTGCTCAACCAGGGCGACGAGCCGGACGTCACGCACTATACCGATGCGTTCAAGGCGTAGTCTCCGCCTCAACGTTTCTGTGTCACTAAACCATTGTGCGCTTTGATGTAACCGGCGCGTTTGATGTCGAAGCCATTTTCATACGCGTACAAGCCGAGCTGGCGGGCATCCATCAATTCGCGGTACCCGTAGTTCATCAGATTACCCATGGCGACGTAAAAGAGCTTGGAGCGAAGTTGTCGCCGCGGTGTCGTCATGATGGCGTAGCCGCCAGGCTTGAGGAAGCGGCGGTGGAAATCGAAGACGAGCGGTTTGTACTCATCGGGAAAGTGTTCGATGAGACCGACGCTGATGACGATGTCGAATTCCTTTCCGTAGTCGAGATCCCGGATGTCACTGACCACGAAGTCAATGTCGAAGTCTTCGCGGTGATAGACCGTGTGAGAGCCGGTCGCCGGGTTATGTCCCAGAAAGGGATAAGCCTCTGGGAAATTGCCGAACCGGTCGGTTTTGCAAAATTCGTCGTAGTCAACGAGGACGGCGTGTCCGCCCGGGTACATGGCAAGCAGTTGCATGGCTTCATATCCGTCCGCCGCCCCGAGAAACAGGATGTTGGGCTTCTCGACATCGAGGCCCTCGAAAAGCGCTCGTTTGCCCCGCGGATCCCACACCGCATCCTGCACGCGGTGTACGTAATTCCAGATCTTCGTCTGCATTAGATCCCGTACGACCTCCACGGCACCATGGAGATCGGCCTCTTTGAGGTGCTCCATGAGATCCTGCCGGGCACGTACGGTCGCTTCGTCCGGATCCTCCATAAAGAGGGAGTGGAAGCGGCGGTTGAAATGCTCCCACTGGACTTCGACCGGCATGTCTTCGCCGTGTCGGTTCTCCCATTTCTCGCGCTCCGAGGAGTAGTTGTCCACCAAATACGGCCGTCCCAGATCAGACCACGTCAGACGGTTCCATTCCGTTGCAGACAGATCCTCAAAGACATCAGGAGGGGTAGTCCGGGTATCGTAGCGGTAATGCTGTGTTGTACCAGTTTGCTCGAGCGGGATCCGGCTGGCGGTCGAAACTTCCATGGCGCAAGACAAGACAAGGCGTAACGGGTTGGATACATGCTCTACGAGAGACCTTCACGTTTGTGCCCTTGATACCCTGCTTGGAGACGATGGCTGTAATAGCTCAAGGATGCCGACGTTTGCCTGGTCGGTACCACATCTTTGCCGAAATAGCTGAGACGGTCAGTTACGGGGTTGAAGATGCTTGAGGTCGGGTGGCGGAAGCGTCTGAAGGTGGACATCCGTTTCAGCATCGATGCCGACGTATGTCACCTCTTTGCCCGGCTCGTAATCGAGCGGAATCAGTTCGGCCAGACGCTCGAAGGCGAAGTATTGGTAGACGGTCGCTCCGTAGGGCTCGACGATCTTGCCGTGCCGATCTACGCGCACCGGGGGATCGTTGAGTTCGATCAGTGAGGTTTGAACGCGAGAGGGCGCACGCATTTCACGTCGCCACGCGCGATAATTGCGGCTTTCGGGTTCACCCCGATATACCACCTCGAGTCGGCCGTGAAAGTCGAGCTCCGTGACGTTATTTCCGTTGACCGACAGGATGTCGTCCCGGTCGGCGTGAAAGCGATCCGCGCGGTGGGGACTGGAGAACATACTGGCCCGTGGGAGTCGATAGATCTCGAAGTCTTCCTCTTCGAGTCGGTCGTCGAGAAGGGCTCGTAGAAAATGGCGAAAGGAGCCGAGATACGCCTGCCGGCGGTTTGTGCGCCACCGATCCGCCTCCTCGATGCTTGAGGCCGTGATGGGTGCGAAAAGAGGTTCGCCGTCCCAGCGGATCACGCCACCGCTTGCTTCGAACTCCTCCAGAAAATACTTGACGCGATAGCCGAGCGCGCGATTTTCGATGACGAGCGGCTCGGCAGCCTGCGCCGTAAACTTTCCCCACCAGCGCGAGGTGAATCGCAAAACCTCCGGATTTTGGATCCGGCACTCGCTCGCCCACTCCGATGACCCGAGAAAAAGGCGCTGGAATCGTTCGAGTCGTTTATGCCACTCTGGGTCGCGTTCGGCTTCTACGAGTACCCCCGGGCTTTCGATCACGCGGGGCGGAAGACGAAAGGCGAACGTGAGGGTTGTGTCCTCTCGCAGAAACAGGTCTACATGCTGCGGTTCATAGCCCAGCATGGAAGCATAAAGACGTTTCGCTCCGCGCCTAACGTCGTTGAGGGTGAAGCGGCCGTCCAGACCGGTCGTGGTGCCATTCATCGACTGCGCGATAAACACGTGCGCTCCGGGGAGCGGCGATCCGGTGGCCCGGTCCACGACAATGCCCGTCAGGGTAACGTCCGTTGCGCCCTGACCAACGGCCGACTGAGCGAGGGCACCGATCGTCAGCCATCCTATGAGGAGGGAGGCGAGGGATGTGTAGAGAAATGACAGACGATCGGGCATCGGGACGGGACCGTCCGGTGGTTCATATATCGTTTTGTGTTAATATGCATTGAAGACGGATTGGTTGCTGATACTCTCGCGGCCGGCAGGTCGATCGAAAACAAAAAGAGGGAGTCTACCATGGACTCATGGTGTCTCCCTCTCTTTAGCATCCCGGTGCACGAATCCAGCAGTCTACCGTGATGCGGAAACGCCCGGACGCGATAGGGCGTCTATGCGTTCTGTAACCTGGGGCATCAATGCTGTTTCGTCTCCAATGAACAGGGACTCATCATCCGGCACGTACTCGAAAGGTAGAAACCCTGCCGTCCGATGAAAGGCGAAATAACCGTCAACCGTTAAGGCGTATGGAGATTCGACACGGCCGGTTCGCCCGATGCGTACGGACGCTTGTTCGAGCCGAATTTCCGAGGACTGTACGTTGTCGGGTTGCTGATCTCCGTTTTCGTAGTCGGCGAACGCTTTTGTTTCCTGTGCGCCGTCGTAGATGACGCGGAGAGTGCCCGGGATTTTTAACCGGTAGACCGAGTCGGCGTCGACGTAGAGGATGTCATCGCGATCGACAGACCGGGGATTGGCGCCGAAGTGTTTGCTTTCTCTCTCGCCCCGGGTTGGAAGTTGAAACATGTGGAATCGCTCTTCCATGACTCGATCGCGAAGCAGCGACCGGAGAAAGTGGCGTAACGACCCGTGGTAAGCGCGCAAACGATTCCGTTCCCAGCGACGGGCTTCCTCAGGAGACGAGGGGGTCAGTTCGGAAAAGAGTGGTTCTCCCTTCCAACGCAAGAGCCGATGATCGGCGTCGAATCCTCTCAGGAAGTATTCAATCTTGTAGCCGAGTGCACGATTCTCGATAACGATGGGCTTGACGGCCCTCACGTCAAATTTTCCCCACCAGGTCGTCTCAAAGCGGAGAACCTCCGGGTTTGTGATGTGACAGTCTTTCGCCCATTGGGACGGGCCGAAAAACATTTCTTCGAACTTCTCGACATTGTCGACCCAATCTTTGTCGCGCTCGGCGCTGACGACGACGCCCTCCGCATTAACCACATCTTCGTTGAGTGAGAAGTCGTAACGAACGGCGTCGCTACGCCTCATAAAGAGCTCGAAGACGCGAGACTTAAATCCCATCATCGACACGTGCACGCGAGACGCCCCGCGAGGGACGTTGCCAAGTCGATATTCTCCGTTTTCGTTCGTGACGGTACCAATCATGGTTCCGGCAACGAAGACGTGCGCACCGGGAAGAGGAGCGTCCGTTTTTGCATTCGTAACAGTGCCGAAAAGCGTGAGACGGTTCGGATCATCCCCTTCCTCCTCACCTGACATCGTGTTCTGCGCGTGGACGCTGGAGAACATGCTCACGATCAGGAGCATGAGGACGCCGGCCGTGGAAACACGTGTGCGTATTCGCAATGACTCAGATGGCTGTGGGGTGTTGACACAAGAAGTCGTCGCGAAACGCATGTTTTTCTCCTACCTGTTTATAATCGTCGCACAATATATTAAGGAAGAGTAAAGACGAATTCCATTTGTGTCCTTCGGGCCGAATATGATACGATGGGATGGAGTTCATAATAGGTAGGTTTCGGGCTCTGGTACATCCATCCCGATGTCCACAGCGATGGGTTGACCGGTGCTACTGCGGCCGATATTCCTTCGGTACCTGATCTGCAACGCGTTCAAAGGCGAAAAAGCCGGAAACGGTGACGCCGTATGGATCGACAATGTCGCCCTTGTAGTCGATCGTGGCCGGACCCCGTTCGAGCCAGAACTGCGAGGTCTGAAACTTGGGCGCATTGCGGCGGATCGCGTCGCTCGACGCGTATTCATTGAGCCACGTTGTATACGCCTCCGTCTCCTTTTCTCCGAGATAGATGACTTCGGCCACGCCGTTGAAGTCGAGCACCCGTTCTGTTGCGACTTCGCCGTCCTTCATGATGTCGTCGACGGTCGTCGGATAGCGCTGGCCGCCTGAGATCAAGCTACCTCCCCCCAGTGGACCGCTGTCGGAGCCAAAGTTGCCGCCGGACGATGGACGCATGTACAGTTTGAAGCCATGCTGCTCGATGTTATTCGCGAGCATGGCGAGCATCAGATGGTGAAACGAACCGTAGAACGCTCTGCGACGCGCTTCGGCCCATTGCTCTCGCTCGTCCACGGAGCCCTCGAGTTCGGAAAACAGCGGCTCGCCGTTGTACCGCGTGCGGCCGGGGGTTGCGACGAACTCTTCCAGGAAGTACTCGACGCGATATCCCAGTGCCCTGTTAATGATAACAAGAGGTTCGACAGAGTAGGCTTCCAGCGAGCCGACGCCACCGTCGAACCGAAGGACTTCCGGGTTCTGGATCTCTGTCTGCTTTGCATTCGGCGTCTCGCCGATAAAGAGTCGCTGGAACTTCGCGTAGCGCTCCTGCCATTTCTCATCGCGCTCTGCTTCAACGGTGACGCCTTCTTCTTCGAGCACCGTGACCTGAAGCGCAAAGTCGACGTTGTATACCCGAGCCTCACGCAGATTCAGGTTGCGAGCGGCGGACTCATACCCGATGCTGGACACGTAGAGGCGGTGGGCACCGAGCGGAACGCGTTCGATGCGGTACCGGCCGTTTGCGTCGGTGGCCGTACCGGTCATGCTTTCTGCGATGAAGACGTTGACATCCTGCAGCGGATCGCCGGTTTCGGCATCGGTGACGACACCAGTCAGCACTGCACGACCGCTGGGTGTCTGCGGCTGGGCCTGTACGTCAGCGGCCGCGAAAAGGGTAAGAACGACGAGAACGACGGAGAAAAGACGCGTCATGGGGGCGGCAATTGAGGAAACGGGTGGCACGCACGTTCTAACGTCCGTGCACGGCGATTTCGTACGGCAACCTCAAAAACGAGCTATGGCCGTAACCGGTGTATCACATGTGCAGATCGCACGCCGGATTACTTCGCCTGCTGGATCGCGGTAATTGTACCCGGATCCTCGAGACTGGACGTGTCGCCGAGATCTTTTCCGAGATAAGCGTCGCGGATGAGTCGGCGCATGACCTTCGCGTTTCGCGTTTTCGGAAGGGCGTCGGTGAACAGAATCTCCCGCGGACGCAGCGGTTTGCCGAGTTCGGCGACCACCTGCTGCATGAGTTCGTCGCGCAAGTCATCGTCGGCGGTCTCGCCCGGGCGGAGAACGACGAAAGCGACCACTTCGCTTCCTTTGACTTCGTGCGGTACGCCGATGACGGCGCTTTCAGCCACAGCATCGTGCGCGTTCAACAGGGCTTCGACCTCGGCCGGTCCGAGCCGCTTCCCGGCGACATTGATCGTGTCGTCTGAGCGGCCGAGGATGTACCACAGGTCGTCCTCGTCGATGGCGGCAAAGTCGCCGTGGACCCACGTATCCTCGAAGCGTCGCCAGTAGGTGTCGAGATATCGCTGGTCGTCCTGCCAGAAGCTGCGCGTCATGCCGATCCACGGCTTCCGAATGACCAGCTCGCCGACTTCCCCGCGAACGGATTCCCCAGAGGGATTGACGACGTCGGCCGCCATGCCGGGGACGGGACCGGAGAAGGCGCCGGGCTTCAGGGGCTTGAATAGGTTTCCGCAAAGGATGCCACCGGAAATTTCCGTACCCCCTGAATAGTTCAGAATGGGCTTTTTACCGTTTAGCACCGTATTAAAGCACCATTGCCACGACTCCGGATCCCACGGGCTCCCCGTCGATCCGACCGCTCGGAGACTGGATAGATCATGGGACTCTACCGGGTCGCTGCCGTACGTTTTGAGGGCGCGGATTAGCGTTGGAGAGATGCCAAGATGGGTGACCTCGTGGTCTTCGACGAGCTGCCACAGGCGGTCGGGGGCGGGGTAGTCCGGAGCACCGTCGTAGAGGACCATCGTCGCGCCAATTGCGAGCGTCCCGAAGACGAGCCACGGCCCCATCATCCAGCCCATGTCGCTCATCCAATACATGGTTTCGCCGGGCTTCAAGTCCATCGCGTGATACATGTCCTGCGCTCCCTTGATCGGGAAGCCGCAGTGTGTGTGGACCGCGCCTTTCGGGGCACCCGTCGTCCCACTGGTGTAGATGATCATCACCATGTCTTCGGCTGCCGTGCGCTCTGTTTCAGCCGTTCCACTATGGCCCTGCATCGCATCGGACCAGTACATGTCGCGGCCTTCCGTCATTGGCGTGTCATCGCGGCCGAGGTGAGGATGGACGATGACGTGCTCGACGGTGGGGCACTGTTCGAGCGCCTCGTCGGCTGTTTCCTTGAGGTGAATTGGTTTGCCGCGTCGCGTGAAGCCGTCCGCCGTGAAGAGCGCCTTCGCTCCAGCCCCTTTGAGGCGCGTTGCGACGGCGCCGGCTCCGTATCCGCTGAAGAGGGGGCAGAGGACCCCACCGATCTTCACGATCGCGAGGAAGGCGATCACGATCTCCGGCGTCATCGGCATGAAGAGCCCGATCCGGTCGCCCTTTCCGAGTCCCATCGAGCGAAGAGCATTCGCGCACTGGCACACGCGATGGTTGAGTGCGCCGTAGGTGAGACTGACGGTGCTCCCGTCCTCTGCTTCGTAGCGGAGCGCGACGCGATCTTCGACGTCCGTATCCTGCCACTTGTCCAGCAGGTTGTGGACGATGTTCATCTCGCCGCCGACGCACCACTCGGGAAACTGGATGCCGTCGGACAGGTCGACGATGTCGTCGTAGTCCTTGTAAAACTCGATGCCGAGGTCGTCCAGCACGGCGTCCCAGAACCAGGCTACATCGTCCGTGGACCGGCGCTGCAGATCCTCGTAGCTATCGATTCCGTGTGCATCCATGAACGCCTTCAGGTTCGAGTTGGCCACCGCTTCGGGATCGGGTTCCCAGACGATTTCTTGGCCGAAAGGAAAAGCGGAGGTAGACGTGGAAGCGGTTTCAGACATGAACTGACGAGCGGGGATTGAGCCAGGTGAAGGTGAAGGCGAGCGCCGCACGACAGACGGTGCTCCATCTGTGTATGATACGGGCGAATCGTTGACGGTAGCAAACGCCCCCACACCGTGCGGGATGTCATTTTATGCGACTGGCATTGAACCGGCGGGCCAGCGGATTCACCGTGCCGATGGGCGGGATTGAAGGCGGGTTTCTCGATGGATTCGAGCGGGTAGGAGAGGGAACGTTTGTGTAACGCACCGTCAGATCGGCAGCAAATTCATACCTTTGGCAACGAATCGGCGAATCCCGGCGCTCCTGCAAGACACAATGTCCGAAGACACCGGTATGATGGATTGACTTTGCGATTGTCCGCACGTAGAGGCCGGTCAAATTGCAGTGCGATCTCTTCGCACAGCGGAACCGGACTCATGAATGCGGCGAAGCGTCGGTCCGCATCATACAGTTGACAACGGCGCTCCTCCATATCATCCCCACAACGCTGTACCGAACGTGGCTGATCGAGAACACCCTGAAGGACCTTCTAACGATAACGACCGCCCAAAAATGCCGGGACCACGCGAGAGCAGTGGTGGTCGTGGCAACATGATTATTTTCATTATCGCGGGTATTCTACTCGCGCTCTTTGCGTACCAACAGTTTACTGGCCCGACCGTCGGGGCGCAGGAGGTAAGCTACTCCGAGTTTCGACAGGAGGTACGCACTGGGAATGTTGACCAGGTGACGGTGCAGGGGCAACGCGTCGTCGGCGACCTGGTCAATGAGTCGAAGACGGCGACCGCTGAGGGCGATTCGACCTCGTACCAATCGTTCGTGACGTATTTGCCGTCCTTCGGCGACGAGAAGCTCATGGAGCTGCTCGAGGCGAATAACGTACAGGTCGTGACAGAGCCTCAGTCGGATTTCCCGTGGACGCTCGTCATCATGGGGCTTCTGCCCATCCTGCTCCTATTCGGAGTCGGGTATTTCTTCCTCCGGCGGATGCAGTCGCAGGGACAGGGCCTATTTTCCGTGCGTAAGAGTAAGGCCAAGTTGTTCGACAAGGGGGAAGAGGATACCACGTTCGACGACGTGGCAGGTGCGGAGAGCGCCAAGGAGGAAATGCGCGAGATCATCAAATTCCTGAAGAACCCGGAACGGTTCGAGCGGCTTGGCGGGAAGGTGCCGAAGGGCGTTCTCCTCGTCGGACCGCCTGGAACCGGTAAAACGCTTCTTGCTCGGGCCGTCGCAGGTGAAGCCGATGCTCCGTTCTTCAGCGTTAGCGGATCCGACTTCATGGAAATGTTCGTTGGTGTCGGGGCTTCTCGCGTCCGCGATATGTTTGAGGACGCCAAGGAGAACAGTCCGGCGATCATCTTTATCGATGAGCTTGACTCGATCGGGCGCCAGCGTGGGGCCGGCCTCGGTGGGGGCCACGACGAACGGGAGCAGACCTTGAACCAGCTGCTTTCTGAGCTTGACGGCTTCGAGGAGAATCAGGGCATTGTCGTCATGGCGGCTACGAACCGTCCGGACATTCTCGACTCCGCACTGACTCGCCCGGGACGTTTCGACCGGCAGATCACGGTGCCGCTTCCGACGAAGCAGGCGCGGAAGCAAATCCTGGAGATCCACGCGCGCAACAAGCCGCTGTCGGACGAGATCGACCTGGAGGTGATTGCCGGGAGTACGCCCGGATTCAGTGGTGCCGATTTGGAAAACCTTCTCAATGAGGCTGCTCTCCTCGCCGCCAGATTCGACCGCGAGCAGATCGAACGAGAGGATATCGAGGAGGCGCGGGACAAGGTGATCATGGGCCTGAAGCGCGAGGGCATGGTCATCGACGACGAGGAGAAGAAGCTGCTTGCCTACCACGAGGCCGGGCACGCTATTGTCGCCGCCGTCTTGCCCTACGCCGACCCAATTCACAAAGTGACGATTGTGCCGCGTGGCCAGGCGATGGGCGTCACACAGCAGATGCCCGAGAAGGAGAAATACTTGTACCGACGCGAGTACCTGCTGGATCGACTCGCCGTCGTCATGGGCGGCCGGGCTGCGGAAGAACTGATCTTCGACACGGCAACATCCGGGGCTGAGAACGACTTGAAACAGGTCCGGCAGATGGCGCGCAAGATGGTCCTCGACTGGGGCATGGGCGAACAATTCCGCCACATCGCTCTGGGCGACAACCAGGGGCGTGTTTTCCTCGGCGAAGAGCTTGCCAAAGGGAAGAATTACAGCGACGATACGGCCCGTCAGGTCGACGATGAGATCCGCGCGATTTCGGAGAATGCCTTCCAGCGCGCCATCGACACGCTCCGCGATAACCAGGAAGCGTTCGATAAACTTGCCGATCTTCTCATCGAACGAGAGGTTGTGCCGGGTTCGGATGTGCTGAAGCTCGTGAACGGTAACGCCGATTCATTCGATGATGTGCTTACGAACGGAACGGCAGGCGAGGATCAGACGCAATCCTCACGTGTCGACGGGCGGCATTCGACCGGAGGGGAATCTGGGTCGGACGCGTCGTCGAATGAGACGCGAGACGAAAGCTAAGGTCGCACAACAAAACGAGTAGCATTTTCGGTCGCCGCATGGAGCCTTTGCTCGATGCGGCGGCTTTCGTTTGCTCGAAGGGGATGCTTCATAAATCGATCGCTCTGGTGGGATAGCCGCCATTTGCAGCTACTGGAGAAGGGGGAGAATGGTCATATTTCGGCTTCAAGCATCATATTTATTAAGTTGCCGTCCGCAGCGACAAAAAGATGGCCGGTGCGACAGGACTCTTTCGCTCTTATCTATAGGCATCGGTCCCATCGGTGTGGCCTCTCGTCCCCTCTCTCTTCGTCTGACGTAGGTATCATGCGTATTTCTCTTCCATTTGCATCTCAAATCGGACGCATCTTCTCGGTCCTTTTCTCGCTCGTATTCATCGGGGCCGGTCTTGCCGTGATGTTTTTTGTGCCGGCAGAATCCGCGTCCGGGGACGGATTCAAACAGTATATTCCGTACGCCTTCGGCGGCATCTTCGTGTTGGCCGGCATATTTTCGCTTATCTCGTCGATCCGGAAGGGCAAGCAGCAGGCGGAGGCGAACCAAATGCTTGAAAAGCACTCCGATGAGCCATGGAAAGTACGACCTGAGTGGCGTTCGTCCGAAATCGTCGGGGAAGGATCACTGAGTCGTAGTGAAATCTTTTTCACGATCATCTGGAATGTGATTGCGTGGCCACTGGCCTATTTCATGATCTCAAAGGCGAATGTCGCGGAGGAAGGAGCCGTCATCTATTTGGTCCTTCTGTTTCCCCTCATTGGACTCGGCTTCCTTGGGAAGGTGGTGTACAACTACCTGCAGATGCGAAAATTCGGGACCACGATCCTGGAGATGGAATCCATGCCGGGCCGACTCGGAGAACGGTTGTCCGGGGTGCTGAAAACGGGCATGTCTGTGGACGGGCAGCCAGAGAACGGGTTTGAGGTGGAAATCAGTTGCTACCGCCAGTACGTACGGTACACGCGTGATTCGGACGGGGACCGCAAGAAGAAAATCGAGCGGGATCTCCTGTGGCGAGACGAAGCGCGCGTGCGGGGGCAGGCCTACGGTGATGGAACGAAGGTCCAGGTTCCGTTCTCCTTTCAGCTTCCGACGAATCAGCCTGCCTCATCACCGATGAAAACCGAGAGGCGAAAACTGTGGGAGGTCTCCATCGAGGCCGACGTGCCGGGTATTGACTTGAGCGATAAGATCGAAATCCCGGTCTTCGAGTCGGAAGGAACCGGAACCCCTTCTCAGCCAACTTCACCAGCGGACGGTCGTGAGTCTACGGGCGAGGCCGATGGGGAGGAAGCTTTCACGAAAGGAGACGGCGCCCCGGGATCCGACTCGGCCGTTTCTGCTGCGGTCGATCAGGCGGACGAGGCGCCCGCGTTTGACGAGGAATGGGAGTTCGATGAGCCGGTAACGAAGGGGATCACGATCGAGGATGCGCCGGGGAAATTCGAGATGCACTTCGGCTCGTCACGAAATCGGAGCGGTGGACTTACACTCGGTCTGATCGGCCTTGCTATGGTTATAGGCGGTTTCTTCCTGTTCGGTGCATCGTTCCTCTTTGCCCTGATCATGGTTGGCCTCGGCGGACTCATGGTGTATGGGGCGGTTCAAAACCTGACCAATGACACGGTCGTCTGGATTCGTAACGGTCAGATTGAGGTGACACACGACGGTATGGGGATGCCGGATGACGTCGCGTTTCCGGCATCGGAGCTGGAAGATGTCATGGTCCGGCTCGATAGTACGAACCAAAGCTCAGGGTACGGTATTTTCCTCGTCGCGTCAGAGTCAGCGGATCTAGGGGATCTGGAGAAGAAGGCGGCGAAAGCGAACAAGACACTATCTAACCTTGGCGTCAGTACCTCGAACCCCATGCGCAAACAGATGAAGGAAGGCATGGAGAAACCGCATGTGCGGGTGGCGAATCAGCTCGAAGATAAAGCGGAGGCGGACTGGCTCGCTCAACGAATCAAAGAGGCGGCCGAACGGGAGGCGTCGTTCTAATGATCAAAGCCGGAGGAGCAAAAGTCGTTACGCCTCCTCGCGCGCAGGAACGCGGGCAATAAATGGCAGGTGTACGTAATGTGCACGGCGGTCCGAAAGCGTGTACACGTCATGTTGACTCCAGGACGAGACTCACCTTTTACCATGGCTAAAGCTCCAAAGGCTCGAGACGCAAAGGATTTGAAACAGCGTCTTACCGATCAACAGTATCACGTAACTCAGGAAGCTGGCACCGAACGAGCATTTACGGGCAAATACTGGGATCACAAGGAAGATGGCACCTACGCCTGTGTCGTGTGCGGCACAGAGCTTTTCGACTCCGATACAAAATTTGAGTCCGGCAGCGGCTGGCCGAGTTTCTATGATGTCGTCGCTGAGGGAAATGTCGAGCTACGCCAAGACAACAGTCTCGGAATGCAGCGTACTGAGGTGGTTTGTGGTGAATGCGGCGCGCACCTCGGTCATCTGTTCAACGATGGACCGAATCCGACCGGGAAGCGCTACTGCATTAACTCGGCGGCCCTGAATTTCGAAGATGAGGACGACCGTGACGAATGAAGTGTCACCTTTTCCTGAATGCACCCTGGTGCACGGTGTCCCTGTCTGTGGAATCGACGTAGGCCCGGAGACGCGCTGCGCGCACTATCACGGAGACGCGGACATCATCGCCATTCGCTTCCCATGCTGCGACCGGTTCTATCCGTGCCATGCCTGCCACGATGCGGTCGCCGATCATGAGGCGGAGGTCTGGCCACGCGATGCATTTGACACG of Longibacter salinarum contains these proteins:
- a CDS encoding AMP-binding protein, which encodes MSETASTSTSAFPFGQEIVWEPDPEAVANSNLKAFMDAHGIDSYEDLQRRSTDDVAWFWDAVLDDLGIEFYKDYDDIVDLSDGIQFPEWCVGGEMNIVHNLLDKWQDTDVEDRVALRYEAEDGSTVSLTYGALNHRVCQCANALRSMGLGKGDRIGLFMPMTPEIVIAFLAIVKIGGVLCPLFSGYGAGAVATRLKGAGAKALFTADGFTRRGKPIHLKETADEALEQCPTVEHVIVHPHLGRDDTPMTEGRDMYWSDAMQGHSGTAETERTAAEDMVMIIYTSGTTGAPKGAVHTHCGFPIKGAQDMYHAMDLKPGETMYWMSDMGWMMGPWLVFGTLAIGATMVLYDGAPDYPAPDRLWQLVEDHEVTHLGISPTLIRALKTYGSDPVESHDLSSLRAVGSTGSPWDPESWQWCFNTVLNGKKPILNYSGGTEISGGILCGNLFKPLKPGAFSGPVPGMAADVVNPSGESVRGEVGELVIRKPWIGMTRSFWQDDQRYLDTYWRRFEDTWVHGDFAAIDEDDLWYILGRSDDTINVAGKRLGPAEVEALLNAHDAVAESAVIGVPHEVKGSEVVAFVVLRPGETADDDLRDELMQQVVAELGKPLRPREILFTDALPKTRNAKVMRRLIRDAYLGKDLGDTSSLEDPGTITAIQQAK
- a CDS encoding carboxypeptidase-like regulatory domain-containing protein → MLLIVSMFSSVHAQNTMSGEEEGDDPNRLTLFGTVTNAKTDAPLPGAHVFVAGTMIGTVTNENGEYRLGNVPRGASRVHVSMMGFKSRVFELFMRRSDAVRYDFSLNEDVVNAEGVVVSAERDKDWVDNVEKFEEMFFGPSQWAKDCHITNPEVLRFETTWWGKFDVRAVKPIVIENRALGYKIEYFLRGFDADHRLLRWKGEPLFSELTPSSPEEARRWERNRLRAYHGSLRHFLRSLLRDRVMEERFHMFQLPTRGERESKHFGANPRSVDRDDILYVDADSVYRLKIPGTLRVIYDGAQETKAFADYENGDQQPDNVQSSEIRLEQASVRIGRTGRVESPYALTVDGYFAFHRTAGFLPFEYVPDDESLFIGDETALMPQVTERIDALSRPGVSASR
- a CDS encoding class I SAM-dependent methyltransferase, which gives rise to MEVSTASRIPLEQTGTTQHYRYDTRTTPPDVFEDLSATEWNRLTWSDLGRPYLVDNYSSEREKWENRHGEDMPVEVQWEHFNRRFHSLFMEDPDEATVRARQDLMEHLKEADLHGAVEVVRDLMQTKIWNYVHRVQDAVWDPRGKRALFEGLDVEKPNILFLGAADGYEAMQLLAMYPGGHAVLVDYDEFCKTDRFGNFPEAYPFLGHNPATGSHTVYHREDFDIDFVVSDIRDLDYGKEFDIVISVGLIEHFPDEYKPLVFDFHRRFLKPGGYAIMTTPRRQLRSKLFYVAMGNLMNYGYRELMDARQLGLYAYENGFDIKRAGYIKAHNGLVTQKR
- a CDS encoding carboxypeptidase-like regulatory domain-containing protein, whose protein sequence is MPDRLSFLYTSLASLLIGWLTIGALAQSAVGQGATDVTLTGIVVDRATGSPLPGAHVFIAQSMNGTTTGLDGRFTLNDVRRGAKRLYASMLGYEPQHVDLFLREDTTLTFAFRLPPRVIESPGVLVEAERDPEWHKRLERFQRLFLGSSEWASECRIQNPEVLRFTSRWWGKFTAQAAEPLVIENRALGYRVKYFLEEFEASGGVIRWDGEPLFAPITASSIEEADRWRTNRRQAYLGSFRHFLRALLDDRLEEEDFEIYRLPRASMFSSPHRADRFHADRDDILSVNGNNVTELDFHGRLEVVYRGEPESRNYRAWRREMRAPSRVQTSLIELNDPPVRVDRHGKIVEPYGATVYQYFAFERLAELIPLDYEPGKEVTYVGIDAETDVHLQTLPPPDLKHLQPRN
- a CDS encoding carboxypeptidase-like regulatory domain-containing protein translates to MTRLFSVVLVVLTLFAAADVQAQPQTPSGRAVLTGVVTDAETGDPLQDVNVFIAESMTGTATDANGRYRIERVPLGAHRLYVSSIGYESAARNLNLREARVYNVDFALQVTVLEEEGVTVEAERDEKWQERYAKFQRLFIGETPNAKQTEIQNPEVLRFDGGVGSLEAYSVEPLVIINRALGYRVEYFLEEFVATPGRTRYNGEPLFSELEGSVDEREQWAEARRRAFYGSFHHLMLAMLANNIEQHGFKLYMRPSSGGNFGSDSGPLGGGSLISGGQRYPTTVDDIMKDGEVATERVLDFNGVAEVIYLGEKETEAYTTWLNEYASSDAIRRNAPKFQTSQFWLERGPATIDYKGDIVDPYGVTVSGFFAFERVADQVPKEYRPQ
- a CDS encoding YraN family protein; this encodes MSTKAIGDRGEAIAADHLEEQGYTIMDSNYRFERNEVDLVCFDPHARKGRGEIVFVEVKTRSSLNFGAPDEAVDEDKRSRIVGVAKAYLYERQLEGSPARFDVVGVLLNQGDEPDVTHYTDAFKA